In one window of Candidatus Avedoeria danica DNA:
- a CDS encoding alpha/beta fold hydrolase, with amino-acid sequence MQLCTAHRPAFFACSSIIAAFVLTGLAGHRATAAAPNRAFAPVDCAEFGFDGDLDADEAACGDVTVPLHHDDPGGKTITLAAAVVRRSGGSSPSGAPLILLQGGPGASTIDAYLDLALAPADDPFGLAGLRADRDLVLLDQRGTRYGRPALMCPELVDLTRRTIELDLDADVAYALEDDALADCRERLDDEGVDVAAFNSLENAADIPAVAAALGYDRYHVYGVSYGSLLALHLLRRRPAGLESVVLDGVVPPPIDFNAAAPTSLDGSLTALFDACAAAPDCASAYPGLETTLAAAVERLDASPVRVAITDPATGARYRAIVDGRTLLDAVHQLLYGGPSVPVIPAIIDAVARGRYGALAEFMGLWTFDDSMAEGMYLSTVCSEDGDIDPEAVPLDDVRPWVADQLAGDADDVLAACEIWDVPLFGDTVDAPVTSDTPALLLSGRFDPITPPPFAAAAARTLSRAQLVVFPSGAHGALGDPCPNAIVAAFLVDPTAAVNTTCTADSPMPDFVTPTDAYFTAVPRRLLARLLPLTVEDGADGTQGDDELLTLDGRARPTGADPLAALAPALMLLIAWLALITVAGGWAVGRAFGARSDGRWPARLIPWLSAGAVLALPTFAVGAVVVLGDLLDSGRDAVLYVGVPRGAAWLLWLPPFAAACGALLFGVTVWAWRVRAWSVARRLHASVIGAAGLAIAVSVVWLAV; translated from the coding sequence ATGCAACTGTGTACCGCCCACCGTCCCGCGTTCTTCGCCTGTTCGTCGATCATCGCGGCCTTCGTGCTCACCGGTCTTGCCGGCCATCGCGCGACCGCCGCTGCGCCCAATCGCGCTTTCGCGCCCGTCGACTGCGCCGAGTTCGGATTCGACGGCGACCTCGATGCCGACGAGGCTGCGTGCGGGGACGTGACCGTTCCGCTGCACCACGACGATCCGGGCGGCAAGACGATCACCCTCGCGGCGGCGGTCGTGCGGCGGTCGGGCGGCTCGTCGCCAAGCGGCGCCCCGCTCATCCTCCTGCAGGGCGGCCCGGGCGCTTCGACGATCGACGCCTACCTCGACCTCGCCCTGGCGCCCGCCGACGACCCGTTCGGCCTCGCGGGCCTCCGCGCCGACCGCGACCTCGTGCTCCTCGATCAGCGCGGCACGCGCTACGGCCGGCCGGCGCTCATGTGCCCGGAGCTCGTCGACCTGACGAGGCGGACGATCGAACTCGACCTCGATGCGGACGTGGCCTACGCCCTCGAGGACGACGCCCTCGCCGACTGCCGCGAACGCCTGGACGACGAGGGTGTGGACGTGGCCGCGTTCAACAGCCTCGAGAACGCGGCCGACATCCCGGCCGTCGCCGCCGCGCTCGGCTACGACCGGTACCATGTATACGGCGTGTCCTACGGCAGCTTGCTGGCGCTCCACCTCCTGCGCCGCCGCCCAGCCGGCCTGGAGAGCGTCGTCCTCGACGGCGTCGTGCCGCCGCCGATCGACTTCAACGCCGCGGCGCCGACGTCGCTCGACGGCAGCCTGACCGCACTGTTCGATGCCTGCGCCGCCGCGCCGGACTGTGCAAGCGCCTATCCCGGCCTCGAGACCACCCTCGCGGCCGCCGTCGAGCGGCTCGACGCATCGCCGGTCCGCGTGGCGATCACGGACCCCGCCACGGGCGCGCGCTATCGCGCGATCGTCGACGGACGCACGCTTCTCGATGCCGTGCACCAGCTGTTGTACGGCGGCCCGTCGGTCCCGGTCATACCGGCCATCATCGACGCCGTTGCGCGCGGCCGGTACGGCGCGCTGGCGGAGTTCATGGGGCTCTGGACGTTCGACGACAGCATGGCCGAAGGCATGTACCTATCGACGGTCTGCAGCGAGGACGGCGACATCGACCCCGAAGCGGTGCCGCTCGACGATGTGCGGCCCTGGGTGGCCGACCAGCTGGCGGGCGATGCGGACGACGTCCTGGCGGCGTGCGAGATCTGGGACGTTCCGCTGTTCGGCGACACCGTCGACGCGCCCGTCACCAGCGACACCCCGGCGCTCCTGCTCAGCGGCCGCTTCGACCCGATCACGCCGCCGCCGTTCGCCGCCGCTGCGGCGCGCACGCTCAGCCGTGCGCAGCTCGTCGTCTTCCCGTCCGGCGCGCACGGCGCCCTCGGCGACCCATGCCCGAACGCCATCGTCGCCGCGTTCCTGGTCGACCCGACGGCCGCCGTGAACACCACCTGCACGGCCGATTCGCCGATGCCCGACTTCGTCACGCCGACCGATGCGTACTTCACGGCCGTGCCGCGGCGGTTGCTCGCGCGGCTGCTGCCGTTGACGGTGGAGGATGGGGCGGATGGAACCCAGGGGGACGATGAGCTCCTGACCTTGGACGGGCGAGCGCGCCCGACCGGCGCGGACCCGCTCGCGGCGCTGGCGCCGGCGCTCATGCTGCTGATCGCTTGGCTCGCGTTGATCACCGTGGCCGGTGGGTGGGCCGTCGGGCGAGCCTTCGGCGCCCGGTCGGACGGTCGCTGGCCGGCGCGGCTCATCCCGTGGCTGTCCGCGGGGGCCGTCCTCGCGTTGCCGACGTTCGCGGTGGGCGCCGTCGTCGTGCTCGGGGACTTGTTGGACAGCGGACGGGACGCCGTCTTGTACGTCGGCGTGCCGCGCGGCGCGGCGTGGCTGCTGTGGCTGCCGCCGTTCGCCGCGGCGTGCGGTGCCTTGCTGTTCGGCGTGACGGTGTGGGCCTGGCGCGTCCGCGCCTGGAGCGTCGCGCGCCGTCTCCACGCGTCCGTCATCGGCGCCGCCGGCCTGGCGATCGCGGTGAGCGTCGTGTGGTTGGCGGTCTGA
- the aroA gene encoding 3-phosphoshikimate 1-carboxyvinyltransferase: protein MISPSPTDDAPTTARLTVTGGRTIGGRAPLVGDKSISHRILLLGALADGPTRITNLSPCADVRRTRAAVEALGVPVEDAADGTVVVAGSGVCGLGGPPVRIDCGDSGTTMRLLAGLLAGQPRRFTLTAAAGLRRRPMDRVITPLRAMGADIRAHDGRAPLVGSGGRLVGADIVLPHASAQVASAVLLAGLNAEGTTRVRYPAPVRDHTERLLAEMGAPIRFDMRSATLDGPVVRLDPANGGTYAVPDDPSAAAFLLAAAAIVPGAEVRLSGVGLNPGRTGFLDALEAMGADIALDGRREHGGEPVGDIVLRHRPLRAAGIAGALVPRSIDELPLLAVVATQAVGTSVIRDAAELRVKECDRIEAIAAGLARLGAEIEVRPDGWAITGPTPLVGADVDGADDHRIVMALAVAGLAAHGTTVVSGASRVADSYPRFVEALVALGGQIEVTAGP, encoded by the coding sequence ATGATTTCGCCATCGCCAACCGATGACGCCCCAACCACCGCCCGCCTGACCGTCACCGGCGGGCGGACGATCGGCGGTCGGGCGCCGCTCGTCGGCGACAAGTCGATCTCGCACCGGATCCTGCTGCTCGGTGCGCTCGCCGACGGGCCGACGCGGATCACCAACCTGTCCCCTTGCGCCGACGTCCGCCGGACGCGCGCCGCGGTCGAGGCGCTCGGCGTCCCCGTCGAGGACGCCGCCGACGGCACCGTCGTCGTGGCCGGGAGCGGCGTTTGCGGCCTCGGCGGGCCGCCCGTCCGCATCGACTGCGGCGACTCCGGCACGACGATGCGCCTGTTGGCCGGTCTGCTGGCCGGCCAGCCCCGCCGCTTCACGCTCACCGCTGCTGCCGGCCTCCGCCGCCGGCCGATGGACCGCGTGATCACGCCGCTCCGGGCGATGGGCGCGGACATCCGCGCGCACGACGGGCGTGCACCGCTGGTGGGCAGCGGCGGCCGGCTCGTCGGTGCGGACATCGTGCTGCCGCACGCCAGCGCCCAAGTGGCCAGTGCCGTGCTGCTCGCCGGGCTGAACGCCGAGGGCACGACGCGCGTCCGCTACCCCGCCCCCGTCCGCGACCACACCGAACGCCTGCTGGCCGAGATGGGCGCGCCGATCCGCTTCGACATGCGTTCCGCAACGCTCGACGGTCCTGTCGTCCGCCTCGACCCAGCCAACGGAGGGACGTACGCGGTGCCGGACGACCCGTCCGCCGCCGCGTTCCTCCTCGCCGCGGCGGCGATCGTGCCGGGTGCCGAGGTGCGGCTGTCGGGCGTCGGCCTCAACCCGGGCCGAACGGGCTTCCTGGACGCGCTCGAGGCGATGGGCGCCGACATCGCGCTCGACGGCAGGCGCGAGCACGGCGGCGAGCCCGTCGGCGACATCGTTCTCCGCCACCGTCCGCTGCGCGCCGCCGGGATCGCCGGAGCGCTCGTGCCGCGCAGCATCGACGAGCTGCCGCTGCTGGCCGTCGTCGCGACACAAGCCGTCGGCACCTCGGTGATCCGGGATGCGGCCGAGCTGCGGGTCAAGGAGTGCGACCGGATCGAGGCGATCGCCGCCGGCCTCGCCCGCCTCGGCGCCGAGATCGAGGTGCGCCCCGACGGGTGGGCCATCACCGGCCCGACGCCGCTCGTCGGCGCCGACGTGGACGGCGCGGACGATCACCGGATCGTCATGGCGCTGGCGGTCGCCGGCCTGGCGGCGCACGGCACGACGGTGGTGTCGGGGGCGTCGCGGGTGGCGGACTCCTATCCGCGGTTTGTGGAGGCGTTGGTGGCGCTCGGGGGGCAGATCGAGGTCACGGCGGGGCCGTGA
- a CDS encoding MFS transporter, with translation MTGEISTDDIEDGGPAIRRDDWRVLLGVYWVTSFIEAATFSQVLAFLPSYLKQMGVAEAERLRFVGLFGALVFIVGAPLVPLWGVWADKYSRKAVIIRSALVEAVVFTAIALSRTPTQLAFSMLLIGLQLGNTGVMLAAIRDVTPRKRLGTAIALFGASGAVGFAAGPAFGGWLIDGQGMSISFMYAVSAILSLGAAALLAVGSREVRPTVVPQGSAVGLAVQALRSVLSEPTTRRIFTLFGVAVLATQMTRPYVPVLVERLAGQGPGLASAIALVVGTAALAGALVSPLGGAIGDRIGFRPVLITALLGSGVAVGMMPFMPTVRTLAILALGFAACQAAVSAMVFGMIATEVPPERRSATINLVYLPLYATGIIGPIVGAAIVPWGVGAVFAVGAGVLGGGVGVVGGGVRGG, from the coding sequence GTGACGGGTGAGATCTCGACGGACGACATCGAGGACGGCGGGCCGGCCATCCGGCGCGACGACTGGCGCGTGCTGCTCGGCGTCTACTGGGTCACGTCGTTCATCGAGGCGGCGACGTTCAGCCAGGTGCTGGCGTTCCTGCCGTCCTACCTGAAGCAGATGGGCGTGGCCGAGGCCGAACGGCTGCGGTTCGTGGGGCTGTTCGGCGCGCTGGTGTTCATCGTCGGCGCGCCGCTCGTGCCGCTGTGGGGCGTCTGGGCGGACAAGTACAGCCGCAAGGCGGTCATCATCCGCAGCGCGCTCGTCGAGGCCGTCGTCTTCACGGCGATCGCGCTCAGCCGGACGCCGACGCAGCTGGCGTTCAGCATGCTCCTCATCGGCCTGCAGCTCGGCAACACGGGCGTCATGCTGGCCGCGATCCGCGACGTCACGCCGCGCAAGCGGCTCGGCACGGCCATCGCCCTCTTCGGCGCGAGCGGCGCCGTCGGCTTCGCGGCCGGACCGGCGTTCGGCGGCTGGCTGATCGACGGGCAGGGGATGTCGATCTCGTTCATGTACGCCGTCTCGGCCATCCTCTCGCTGGGCGCGGCCGCCCTGTTGGCCGTGGGCTCGCGCGAGGTCCGCCCGACCGTCGTGCCGCAGGGCTCGGCCGTCGGGCTGGCCGTCCAGGCGCTCCGCAGCGTCCTGTCCGAGCCGACGACGCGCCGCATCTTCACGCTCTTCGGCGTAGCGGTGCTGGCGACGCAGATGACGCGGCCGTACGTCCCGGTGCTCGTCGAGCGGCTCGCCGGCCAAGGCCCCGGCCTGGCGAGCGCGATCGCGCTCGTCGTCGGCACGGCCGCGCTGGCCGGCGCGCTCGTCTCGCCGCTGGGCGGGGCGATCGGCGACCGGATCGGCTTTCGGCCGGTGCTGATCACCGCGCTCCTCGGCAGCGGGGTTGCCGTCGGCATGATGCCGTTCATGCCGACGGTACGGACGCTGGCGATCCTGGCCCTCGGCTTTGCCGCCTGCCAGGCCGCCGTCAGCGCGATGGTCTTCGGGATGATCGCCACCGAGGTCCCGCCGGAGCGGCGCTCGGCGACGATCAACCTGGTCTACCTGCCGCTGTACGCCACCGGGATCATCGGGCCGATCGTCGGTGCGGCGATCGTGCC